Proteins from one Malaya genurostris strain Urasoe2022 chromosome 2, Malgen_1.1, whole genome shotgun sequence genomic window:
- the LOC131428642 gene encoding uncharacterized protein LOC131428642, which translates to MSDLGAEDSTSTNQMTTQPSVTFNCKGCERPDQEENMVACDKCSTWWHFSCAGVADSVADRSWKCNNCSPLCGSIVSGRTAKTTRLRLKHLEEKKALEDKILDLRVQKEREYLAQKHQLEEDAESDEDSVENCGSVCRFDISSWIEEQNTVSEGTNLLVSCTSTPVTSAAHISVASSICSSESQLSLVNLPPMTQSVYTTATMPTHQMTIPNQQQYLLNPPTGLTKLMPSATNLPNGIRASIPVDPETYNYRYYLANNVNEFALGSAPISCIAEQSRTHPSMSQSETQRPMEMNLRKSDAIWYPDRIGLYQPYDRQHLVSSNIHNMNPPSTAGNDYDRTAQCTVNVPTTQTAHPARGMNHMTVHSNPLVNGFDHFMPSQQSTSHPQPSQYLWPAGGVISPHQLAARHVVCRDLPKFAGDPLEWPMFLSAFESTTVMCGIQPDENLARLQKSLVGSAREKVQSLLTLPSAIPEILSTLRDECGRPEQLVHCLLSKIRNAPPPNVNKLETLVIFGREVRNLVTYIEAANLHSHLSNPMLLSELVGKLPPSLRLDWGLYSQRISESTLKAFSNYVSSIKTAACQVSSPLECASNLPDSITRRGSKREKDGFLNAHSTKDDSDTQLSNEIISRSSNVKLKSCHVCQRTEHKIRNCGTFLKYSVSDRIKFVEQNGLCKRCLTGHGRWPCRTKQPCSVNGCQEAHHKLLHTIELPTINSQTSSPAIIYTHNHRTSSLFKILPVILRNNGKSVETFAFLDDGSDLTLLDKDLADKLDFHGTESTLCLQWTGNVTRKESSSKKVHLNISGFNANEEYALRNVRTVDSLDLPRQSLHYPELVKQFPYLQGLPVQSYTGASPGILIGVDNARLKLPLNHRYRRDKEPVAIKTRLGWTIFGGISGTSETQHVLVHICSCTEERQLNEMVKDYFLVENLGINNCTPRESEGDTRAWKILRDTTRRTESGRFETGLIWKTDNINFPNSYPMANRRLKCLERRLETNLELKQAVHEQIMEYQRLGYSHKASAKELQECDSRRVWYLPLGVVCNPRKPNKIRVVWDAAACVEGISLNSNLLKGPDLLTPLLKVLCNFRQKQYAITGDIRQMFHQLLIREQDRQSQRFLWRTDAKCAPDVYIMDVATFGAKCSPCSAHYVKNLNAKEFESIFPLAVSAIVNNTYVDDYLDSRDTIDEIIKIATEVQMIHSQAGFEIRNWQSNSDAILTRVGGRCNEAVKSFTADKTTNAERVLGIAWIPSDDVFSFTTQFRKDLQPLLTGDITPTKRQVLQIVMSLFDPLGFISNYTIHGKILIQDVWRSGIEWDDPITKKDLYSWRRWITLVPELRQVRISRCYFNNYSPGSYDSLELHIFVDASEMAYCSVAYFRIVEDRTPRCSLVASKAKVTPLRPQTIPKNELNAAVLGVRLMRSIVENHSLSIKRRFIWSDSSTVLSWLRADPRKYRPYVAFRVAEILTETNVDDWHWVPTRMNIADEATKWNSGPSFDPLSCWYRGPEFLYSPEHLWPSAELSLKDPTEELRTALIHREIPHQTPFDFAKCSRFDDLIKRLSYLQHFRNQCCYKNRVLTKSHTVYLNHEDYVSAEKSLWRMVQAGPYANEISLLKANSERPIAQRQRLGKASTLRGLSPFLDEDGIIRSESRIDPKAAYYCFDFRNPVILPRENHVTDLLILRFHQRFAHANTETVINEMHQKFYIPKMRSVVKKAIKKCMWCRVYRAKPGEPRMASLPQARVQPYVRPFTFTGLDYFGPLVVKRGRSNVKRWVALFTCLTIRAVHLEAVHSLSTESCRMAIRRFVAKRGAPQQIFSDNGTNFHGAARILANEIKAINHEIAATFTNSDTKWYFNPPSAPHMGGVWERKVRSVKDAFKVLAHHERLDDEGLVTLLAEVEMIINSHPLTFVPLEGAEQDVVTPNSFLLMSSSGSNNLNRIPIDEPISLRTNWKLMQHLLNQFWKRWIQAYLPTIARRTKWFSELRPLEEGDLVIVVDESVRNGWLRGRIVKTYTAVDGQVRKVDVQTNSGVLQRPAIKVALLDVQEVGKTQK; encoded by the coding sequence ATGAGCGACTTAGGAGCCGAAGATTCAACATCTACTAACCAGATGACGACGCAACCCTCCGTAACCTTCAACTGTAAAGGCTGTGAGCGGCCAGATCAGGAAGAAAACATGGTGGCCTGCGACAAGTGCAGCACTTGGTGGCACTTTAGTTGTGCAGGTGTGGCAGACTCAGTTGCTGATCGATCATGGAAATGCAATAACTGCTCACCTCTTTGCGGTTCCATTGTATCAGGTAGAACAGCGAAAACCACTCGACTTCGCCTGAAACACTTGGAAGAAAAAAAGGCTTTAGAAGATAAAATTCTGGATCTGCGGGTCCAGAAGGAAAGGGAGTATCTGGCACAAAAACATCAGCTGGAAGAAGACGCAGAAAGTGACGAAGATAGTGTAGAGAACTGTGGCAGTGTCTGCCGCTTCGATATAAGTAGCTGGATAGAAGAGCAAAACACAGTGAGTGAGGGAACTAATCTACTTGTCTCCTGTACTTCAACTCCCGTTACCTCAGCAGCACACATAAGTGTTGCTTCATCGATATGCTCGTCCGAATCACAGCTCTCGTTAGTAAACTTACCGCCTATGACACAATCGGTTTATACAACGGCTACCATGCCTACACATCAAATGACAATCCCTAACCAACAGCAGTACCTCTTGAATCCGCCGACCGGTTTAACGAAGCTTATGCCTTCAGCGACAAATTTACCTAATGGAATAAGAGCATCAATTCCTGTAGATCCCGAAACGTACAACTATCGATATTACCTAGCTAATAATGTAAATGAGTTCGCATTAGGGTCTGCACCTATCTCCTGTATCGCGGAACAATCAAGAACACACCCCTCGATGAGCCAGTCAGAGACCCAGCGGCCGATGGAAATGAATTTACGCAAGTCTGATGCCATATGGTATCCCGATAGAATTGGTTTATATCAGCCTTACGATCGTCAACATCTGGTAAGCTCTAATATACATAATATGAATCCACCTTCGACGGCAGGGAATGATTATGACCGTACAGCGCAGTGTACTGTTAACGTTCCAACGACACAAACCGCGCATCCGGCAAGAGGAATGAATCATATGACAGTGCATTCGAACCCCCTGGTTAACGGCTTTGATCATTTCATGCCATCCCAACAATCAACGTCACACCCCCAGCCATCACAATACCTTTGGCCTGCAGGCGGAGTTATTAGTCCACATCAACTTGCAGCTCGTCACGTTGTCTGCAGGGATCTACCTAAATTCGCGGGAGATCCGTTGGAGTGGCCTATGTTTCTGAGCGCATTCGAATCAACCACGGTCATGTGTGGAATACAACCGGACGAAAATCTGGCCAGGTTGCAAAAAAGTTTGGTTGGAAGCGCCAGAGAGAAGGTTCAAAGCCTTCTCACTCTTCCATCGGCTATTCCGGAAATATTAAGTACGCTTAGAGATGAGTGTGGTCGACCGGAACAATTAGTTCACTGTCTGCTTTCGAAAATACGGAACGCTCCCCCTCCTAACGTGAACAAACTAGAGACGTTAGTCATATTCGGCAGGGAAGTAAGGAATCTAGTAACTTATATCGAAGCTGCCAACTTACATTCCCACCTTTCGAACCCGATGTTGCTGTCTGAACTCGTGGGCAAATTGCCACCGAGTTTGCGACTGGACTGGGGATTGTACAGTCAACGGATATCTGAGAGCACGTTGAAAGCCTTTAGTAACTATGTATCGTCTATTAAAACAGCAGCCTGCCAAGTGAGCTCTCCGCTTGAATGTGCTTCCAATTTACCAGACAGCATAACACGACGCGGATCGAAAAGAGAAAAGGACGGTTTCCTGAATGCGCACTCGACGAAAGACGATTCCGACACACAATTAAGCAATGAAATTATATCACGCTCGTCGAACGTAAAGTTAAAATCATGTCACGTATGCCAGAGAACTGAACACAAGATCAGGAACTGTGGCACATTCCTAAAGTACTCTGTCTCAGATCGCATCAAGTTCGTGGAACAGAACGGACTATGTAAACGATGCCTTACCGGGCATGGGAGATGGCCATGCAGAACGAAACAGCCCTGTAGTGTAAATGGCTGTCAAGAAGCGCATCATAAACTACTGCATACGATCGAACTACCAACCATAAATTCTCAAACCAGTTCTCCAGCTATCATATACACTCACAACCATCGTACATCatctttattcaaaatattaccaGTCATACTACGCAATAACGGAAAGTCAGTGGAAACGTTCGCGTTTTTAGACGATGGTTCTGATTTGACGTTACTGGACAAGGACCTCGCAGATAAACTTGACTTTCATGGGACCGAAAGCACGCTCTGTCTTCAATGGACTGGTAACGTTACTAGAAAGgaatcatcttcaaaaaaagtccATCTAAACATCTCAGGTTTCAATGCTAATGAGGAATATGCTCTTCGAAACGTACGCACCGTGGATAGCCTCGACCTACCTAGGCAAAGTCTGCACTATCCGGAGTTAGTGAAGCAATTCCCGTATCTACAGGGGCTTCCCGTTCAAAGCTATACCGGGGCTAGTCCAGGTATTCTAATTGGAGTGGACAACGCGCGATTAAAGCTGCCGCTCAATCACCGATACAGACGAGACAAAGAGCCAGTAGCTATAAAAACTCGCCTGGGATGGACTATCTTTGGAGGCATAAGCGGAACCAGTGAAACCCAACACGTTTTGGTTCATATCTGCTCCTGTACTGAAGAACGACAGTTGAACGAAATGGTGAAAGATTACTTCCTGGTCGAGAACTTAGGTATTAATAATTGTACACCACGTGAATCGGAGGGAGATACACGTGCTTGGAAGATACTTCGTGACACAACAAGACGAACGGAGTCCGGCAGATTTGAGACGGGACTAATATGGAAAACGGATAATATCAACTTCCCCAACAGCTATCCGATGGCAAATCGCCGACTGAAATGTCTCGAGCGTAGACTCGAAACAAATTTGGAACTGAAGCAGGCGGTTCACGAACAGATCATGGAATACCAAAGGCTAGGTTACTCTCATAAAGCGTCAGCGAAGGAGCTACAGGAATGTGATTCTCGCAGAGTATGGTACCTACCACTCGGAGTGGTTTGCAATCCAAGAAAGCCGAACAAAATCCGCGTCGTATGGGATGCGGCTGCTTGTGTTGAGGGAATATCCTTAAACTCCAATCTGTTAAAAGGACCAGACCTGCTGACCCCACTTTTAAAAGTTCTGTGTAATTTCCGTCAAAAACAATACGCGATAACTGGCGACATAAGGCAGATGTTTCATCAGCTCCTGATACGAGAACAAGATCGTCAATCCcaacgatttctatggcggactGATGCAAAATGTGCCCCAGATGTATACATCATGGATGTAGCAACCTTCGGAGCGAAATGCTCCCCATGCTCCGcgcattatgttaaaaatctaAACGCGAAGGAATTCGAGTCCATATTCCCATTAGCAGTTTCCGCAATCGTTAATAACACGTATGTCGATGACTACTTAGATAGCAGAGATACTATCGACGAAATAATTAAGATAGCTACTGAAGTACAAATGATACACAGCCAAGCCGGTTTCGAAATACGAAACTGGCAGTCGAACTCCGATGCGATCCTCACACGGGTCGGGGGAAGGTGCAACGAGGCAGTTAAAAGTTTCACCGCAGATAAAACAACAAACGCTGAGCGCGTGTTAGGAATTGCGTGGATTCCAAGTGATGATGTTTTCAGCTTCACGACACAGTTTCGCAAGGATCTTCAGCCTTTACTGACGGGCGATATTACTCCTACAAAACGTCAAGTTCTACAAATCGTAATGAGCCTGTTCGATCCGCTGGGGTTTATATCTAACTACACGATACACGGAAAGATACTCATCCAAGATGTGTGGAGATCTGGAATTGAATGGGATGATCCCATTACAAAAAAGGATTTATATAGTTGGAGACGATGGATTACATTGGTTCCCGAGTTGCGACAAGTGAGAATATCAAGATGCTACTTCAACAACTACTCACCCGGAAGCTACGACTCGCTTGAACTACACATTTTCGTGGACGCGAGCGAGATGGCATACTGCAGTGTAGCGTACTTTCGTATCGTTGAGGATCGAACACCAAGATGTTCCCTGGTAGCATCGAAAGCGAAAGTAACTCCGCTCCGACCGCAGACTATTCCTAAAAACGAATTGAACGCTGCCGTGCTCGGCGTTAGATTGATGAGGAGTATAGTAGAAAATCATTCCCTATCCATTAAGAGACGATTCATCTGGTCAGACTCCTCAACCGTCCTCTCGTGGCTACGAGCAGACCCTCGTAAATATCGCCCTTACGTGGCATTTCGGGTTGCCGAAATTCTCACCGAAACGAATGTTGACGATTGGCACTGGGTACCGACAAGGATGAATATCGCCGACGAAGCTACAAAGTGGAATAGTGGTCCAAGCTTCGATCCACTGAGCTGCTGGTATCGCGGCCCCGAGTTCTTGTACTCGCCCGAGCACCTTTGGCCATCAGCTGAGCTCTCATTGAAAGATCCTACTGAAGAACTGCGGACCGCCCTTATTCATCGAGAAATTCCGCATCAAACACCGTTTGATTTCGCGAAGTGTTCCCGCTTCGATGATCTAATAAAACGGCTGTCGTACCTCCAACATTTTCGCAATCAGTGCTGTTACAAAAACAGGGTTCTAACAAAGTCCCATACCGTGTATCTGAATCATGAAGACTACGTTTCGGCGGAAAAGAGTCTGTGGCGAATGGTACAGGCCGGTCCTTACGCAAATGAAATCTCATTATTGAAAGCAAACTCAGAGCGACCCATAGCTCAGCGTCAGCGTCTGGGAAAAGCAAGCACTTTGAGAGGTCTATCGCCCTTTCTAGATGAAGATGGTATTATCCGTTCAGAAAGTAGAATCGACCCCAAAGCGGCGTACTATTGTTTCGATTTTCGCAATCCAGTGATTCTACCAAGGGAGAACCACGTGACAGATTTGCTCATACTTCGATTCCATCAGCGGTTTGCACACGCAAATACAGAAACAGTTATAAATGAGATGCACCAGAAATTTTACATACCAAAGATGCGTTCAGTAGTGAAAAAAGCgataaaaaaatgtatgtgGTGTCGCGTGTACCGAGCCAAACCAGGCGAACCaagaatggcatcattaccGCAAGCACGAGTGCAACCATACGTGCGTCCATTTACATTCACAGGTCTTGACTACTTCGGACCGCTGGTCGTTAAGCGAGGTCGAAGCAACGTCAAACGCTGGGTGGCACTTTTCACGTGCCTTACAATACGCGCTGTTCACTTAGAGGCCGTCCATTCGCTATCAACAGAATCCTGTAGAATGGCCATACGACGGTTCGTGGCAAAAAGAGGTGCACCGCAGCAGATTTTCAGCGACAACGGCACAAATTTTCACGGCGCTGCTCGAATTTTGGCGAACGAAATTAAGGCAATTAACCACGAGATAGCAGCCACCTTTACCAACTCCGATACGAAATGGTACTTTAATCCACCTTCTGCCCCGCACATGGGAGGAGTGTGGGAAAGAAAGGTGCGCTCGGTTAAAGACGCATTCAAAGTGTTAGCGCATCACGAAAGACTAGACGACGAAGGGCTGGTTacacttcttgcagaagtcgaaATGATTATCAACTCTCATCCTCTAACATTCGTACCACTGGAAGGAGCTGAACAAGATGTTGTTACACCGAACAGTTTTCTCCTCATGAGCTCGAGTGGATCCAACAACCTCAACAGAATCCCAATAGATGAACCAATTTCGCTGAGAACAAACTGGAAACTTATGCAGCATCTTCTAAACCAGTTCTGGAAAAGGTGGATCCAGGCGTATCTTCCGACAATCGCTCGGCGGACCAAATGGTTCTCAGAGTTGCGTCCACTAGAAGAAGGCGATTTAGTTATTGTGGTCGACGAATCTGTGAGAAACGGGTGGCTACGAGGCCGCATCGTCAAGACGTATACAGCTGTGGACGGACAGGTACGCAAAGTCGACGTTCAAACCAATTCGGGAGTACTGCAGAGACCAGCGATCAAGGTAGCCCTTCTGGACGTTCAGGAGGTCGGTAAAACCCAGAAATAA